In Agarivorans gilvus, one genomic interval encodes:
- a CDS encoding PhoH family protein, translating to MSNKINSIEIHLEPASSPRLAQLCGPFDDNLKQLERRLGVEISYRNNHFQITGRHGICLIAASILRSLYVETAPLKGGAIPELSPETVHLAIQESHVLEQDEETPQHYGKELNIKTKRGVIKPRTPNQAAYISNMLGHDVTFGIGPAGTGKTYLAVACAVDALERQEVRRILLTRPAVEAGEKLGFLPGDLSQKVDPYLRPLYDALFEMLGFEKVERLMERNVIEVAPLAYMRGRTLNDAYIILDESQNTTVEQMKMFLTRIGFNSRAVITGDITQIDLPRHQKSGLRHAIEVLSEVPALSFNFFQAADVVRHPVVAAIVQAYEQQDERDRIAEEQQKLRREAAQQQKQNNED from the coding sequence TTGAGTAATAAAATCAATTCTATTGAAATTCATTTAGAACCTGCTTCTAGTCCTCGCCTAGCCCAGCTATGTGGCCCCTTTGACGACAATTTAAAACAGTTAGAACGCCGTTTAGGGGTAGAAATTAGCTACCGCAACAACCACTTTCAAATCACTGGTCGCCATGGCATCTGCTTGATCGCCGCTAGCATCTTGCGCTCACTCTACGTAGAAACTGCGCCCTTAAAAGGCGGAGCGATTCCCGAGCTCAGCCCCGAAACCGTGCACTTGGCGATTCAAGAAAGCCATGTATTAGAGCAAGACGAAGAGACGCCTCAGCACTACGGCAAAGAGCTTAATATTAAGACTAAGCGTGGAGTAATTAAACCTCGCACCCCCAATCAAGCCGCTTATATTAGCAACATGCTAGGTCACGATGTCACCTTTGGTATTGGCCCAGCGGGTACCGGTAAAACCTATTTAGCCGTGGCTTGTGCGGTAGATGCACTAGAGCGCCAAGAAGTGCGCCGTATTTTGCTCACCCGTCCGGCGGTGGAAGCCGGCGAAAAGCTAGGCTTTTTACCTGGTGATTTAAGCCAAAAAGTAGACCCTTACTTGCGCCCACTTTACGATGCCCTATTTGAAATGCTCGGCTTTGAAAAAGTGGAGCGCTTAATGGAGCGTAACGTAATTGAAGTCGCGCCACTGGCCTATATGCGCGGTCGTACCCTAAATGATGCTTACATCATCTTGGATGAAAGCCAAAATACCACCGTAGAACAAATGAAAATGTTCTTAACCCGCATTGGTTTTAATTCACGCGCAGTGATTACCGGTGACATCACCCAAATTGACTTACCACGCCATCAAAAATCTGGCCTGCGCCACGCCATCGAAGTATTAAGTGAAGTGCCTGCATTAAGCTTTAACTTCTTCCAAGCAGCAGATGTGGTGCGCCATCCGGTAGTAGCAGCCATTGTGCAAGCTTATGAGCAGCAAGATGAGCGTGACCGAATTGCCGAAGAGCAACAAAAGCTGCGCCGCGAGGCCGCTCAACAGCAAAAACAGAATAACGAGGATTAA
- the holA gene encoding DNA polymerase III subunit delta, whose product MRIYADRLAQQSLANFPCFLIAGDEPLIKVESIDYIRQQLQQQGLAEERLSFSFDADFQWSNIFDAMAELSLFSQYRLIELQLDRSPDKAIQNQLQELLALLNPETRLIISLPKLTKANEKQSWYQQIEQQGLVVMIYPPEGAQLQTWIRQRLQQHGLTNSQELIGLLLHYYEGNLLALNQAINNIVLRWGNQLPSLKEIESGLSHANHFSSFQLVDAILAADFPRSLLIIKQLQLEGEEPTLINWGLDKEFKLLQALQAQPTNHHASLFKQYAVWSKRQGLISGAAKRYSAEQIHQARLQVAEIDKAIKQFASNHAWHQLERLIFILANPQ is encoded by the coding sequence ATGCGGATTTATGCTGATCGCCTTGCTCAGCAATCGCTAGCCAATTTCCCCTGCTTTTTAATTGCCGGGGACGAGCCGCTAATTAAAGTAGAAAGCATCGACTACATTCGCCAACAGTTGCAGCAACAAGGCCTAGCGGAAGAGCGGCTTAGCTTTAGTTTTGACGCTGACTTTCAATGGTCGAACATTTTCGACGCCATGGCTGAGCTTTCCTTATTCAGCCAATACCGCTTAATAGAACTGCAGCTAGACCGCTCGCCCGATAAGGCCATACAAAACCAATTACAAGAGCTGCTTGCTTTACTCAATCCCGAAACCCGCTTAATAATTAGTCTGCCTAAATTAACCAAGGCCAACGAGAAGCAAAGCTGGTATCAGCAAATTGAGCAGCAAGGCTTGGTGGTGATGATCTACCCACCGGAAGGCGCCCAGCTGCAAACCTGGATAAGACAACGCTTACAGCAACATGGTTTGACCAATAGCCAAGAACTAATAGGCCTGCTGCTACACTATTACGAAGGCAACCTACTGGCACTCAACCAAGCGATTAACAACATTGTGTTGCGCTGGGGCAATCAGCTTCCCTCGCTCAAAGAAATTGAGTCGGGCTTATCTCACGCTAATCACTTCTCGAGTTTTCAGTTAGTGGATGCCATATTAGCCGCAGACTTTCCACGTAGCTTGTTAATCATCAAACAACTGCAGTTGGAAGGTGAAGAGCCCACCTTAATTAACTGGGGTTTAGACAAAGAGTTTAAGTTGCTGCAAGCCCTACAAGCTCAGCCAACTAACCACCATGCCAGCTTGTTCAAACAATATGCGGTATGGAGCAAGCGCCAAGGCTTAATCAGTGGAGCGGCTAAGCGCTATAGTGCAGAACAAATTCACCAAGCGCGGCTACAAGTGGCAGAAATAGACAAAGCGATAAAGCAATTCGCCAGCAACCATGCTTGGCATCAACTAGAACGTTTAATATTTATTCTTGCCAATCCACAATGA
- a CDS encoding FAD-dependent oxidoreductase — MEKFDVVVIGGGMIGAACAQGLALQGRSVLMLESQQPAAYDASQPIDLRVSAISQSSVNLLTDLQAWPAIEAMRLCPYRQLQVWEDPQDKLIFDAAQLDLPQLGFMVENRLIQLGLWQANQQAGVVRRIVSQTQLLKNDAQGVQLQLDEQQIEARLMVVADGANSSMRQQLGLGISAWDYRQDCFAINVKLDAPQQTTTWQQFYPTGPRALLPLAGQHAALIWYDSKATIRALKQLNPVQLKQRIVAEFPVLPGDFDILSSASFPLTRRHVNRYLKHSAVVIGDAAHTINPLAGQGVNLGYRDVKCLLEQLEACDFERLDQALRRFEVRRKPDNLAMQTGMDVFYLLFSNSFAPLAGLRKLAIKALASSGPVKDWTLKYALGELQ, encoded by the coding sequence ATGGAAAAATTTGATGTAGTGGTGATTGGTGGAGGCATGATAGGTGCGGCCTGCGCCCAAGGTTTAGCTTTGCAGGGGCGCTCGGTATTGATGCTAGAAAGTCAGCAACCCGCCGCTTATGATGCCAGCCAGCCGATAGACTTACGAGTAAGTGCGATCAGTCAAAGCAGTGTTAACTTATTAACAGATTTACAGGCTTGGCCAGCGATTGAGGCGATGCGCTTGTGTCCCTATCGGCAGTTACAGGTGTGGGAAGATCCTCAAGATAAATTAATTTTTGATGCCGCTCAGCTGGATTTACCGCAGCTAGGCTTTATGGTGGAAAACCGTCTGATTCAGCTAGGTTTATGGCAGGCTAATCAGCAGGCGGGCGTGGTGCGCAGAATTGTCAGCCAAACTCAATTACTGAAAAACGATGCGCAAGGCGTGCAACTACAGTTAGACGAGCAGCAGATCGAGGCGCGTTTAATGGTTGTGGCCGATGGGGCTAATTCTTCGATGCGCCAGCAATTGGGTTTGGGTATCAGTGCTTGGGATTATCGCCAAGATTGTTTTGCAATAAATGTTAAGCTTGATGCACCCCAGCAAACCACCACTTGGCAACAGTTTTATCCCACTGGCCCTCGGGCTCTATTGCCTTTAGCTGGACAGCATGCAGCGCTTATTTGGTACGACAGTAAAGCCACAATCCGCGCATTAAAACAGTTAAATCCCGTGCAACTAAAACAGCGCATTGTCGCGGAATTTCCAGTTCTGCCAGGTGATTTTGACATCTTATCGAGCGCTAGCTTTCCGCTCACGCGTCGCCACGTTAATCGCTACCTCAAGCACAGTGCAGTAGTAATCGGTGATGCGGCGCATACCATTAACCCCTTAGCGGGGCAGGGCGTTAATCTTGGTTATCGCGACGTGAAATGTTTGCTTGAACAGCTCGAAGCCTGCGACTTTGAGCGCCTAGACCAAGCCTTACGCCGTTTTGAAGTGCGCCGCAAACCCGATAACTTAGCCATGCAAACCGGCATGGATGTGTTTTATTTGTTGTTTTCTAATTCGTTTGCTCCTTTGGCGGGTTTACGTAAGCTAGCGATTAAAGCTTTGGCTAGCAGTGGGCCGGTAAAAGATTGGACGCTTAAGTATGCACTGGGAGAGCTTCAATAA
- a CDS encoding zinc ribbon-containing protein — translation MPKRLKAYQEFVEDLEKRLQESGEVSQEELSKMIDTTQEYLQAASDLSKDEWQLIANYVRRDLSDWRNDYKRAYEESPSKMALKESIWYWLAKLSDQSQLEWHELLGDLQHQGVYHSGELLGLGTLECAECGRKTALWHPTIIEPCEDCKSKRFYRHPISDSFE, via the coding sequence ATGCCGAAGCGATTAAAAGCCTATCAAGAGTTTGTGGAAGATTTAGAAAAAAGGCTCCAAGAAAGCGGTGAAGTGAGCCAAGAAGAACTCTCCAAGATGATCGATACCACTCAGGAGTATCTGCAAGCTGCCAGTGACTTGAGTAAAGATGAATGGCAGTTGATTGCCAATTATGTGCGCCGCGATTTAAGTGATTGGCGTAATGATTATAAGCGGGCCTATGAAGAAAGCCCCTCGAAGATGGCGCTAAAAGAGAGTATTTGGTATTGGTTAGCTAAGTTAAGCGATCAAAGCCAGCTAGAGTGGCACGAGCTGCTGGGAGATCTGCAGCATCAGGGGGTCTACCATAGCGGTGAATTGCTCGGTTTAGGCACGCTTGAGTGCGCCGAATGCGGTCGTAAAACCGCTCTTTGGCATCCTACCATTATCGAGCCCTGCGAAGATTGTAAAAGTAAGCGCTTCTATCGCCACCCAATTAGCGATAGTTTCGAGTAG
- the rlmH gene encoding 23S rRNA (pseudouridine(1915)-N(3))-methyltransferase RlmH, giving the protein MKIQLVAVGTKMPAWVETAYQEYARRFPKDMPLELIEVNAGKRGKNADIKRILDKEGEATLAVIPKGNRVVTLEVTGKSWTTPQLAQQLEAWKMDGRDVSLLIGGPEGLAPSCIQLAEQRWSLSALTLPHPMVRVIVAETLYRAWSITANHPYHRE; this is encoded by the coding sequence ATGAAAATACAGCTAGTTGCCGTGGGCACCAAGATGCCAGCCTGGGTTGAAACCGCCTATCAAGAATACGCGCGACGTTTTCCCAAAGATATGCCCTTAGAGTTGATTGAAGTCAACGCGGGGAAACGCGGCAAAAATGCCGACATAAAACGTATTTTAGACAAAGAAGGTGAAGCCACCCTCGCAGTCATTCCTAAGGGGAATCGGGTTGTTACCTTAGAGGTCACCGGAAAATCTTGGACCACCCCACAACTAGCCCAACAACTGGAAGCTTGGAAAATGGACGGTCGTGACGTGAGCCTGCTGATTGGCGGGCCTGAAGGTCTTGCCCCTAGTTGTATTCAACTGGCAGAGCAGCGCTGGTCCTTGTCGGCTCTCACCTTGCCTCACCCGATGGTTAGGGTTATTGTCGCAGAAACGCTCTATCGTGCTTGGAGCATTACCGCCAACCACCCCTACCACAGAGAATAA
- the rsfS gene encoding ribosome silencing factor has product MQNQQLIDFVVDKVEDMKGRDIQNLDVSELSSVTDTMVICSGNSKRHVKSIADNVIKEAKHADLDVIGVEGMEESEWVLVDLGDVVLHVMQDSARDFYQLEKLWAPIAAESKAG; this is encoded by the coding sequence ATTCAAAACCAACAACTGATCGATTTTGTAGTAGATAAAGTCGAAGATATGAAAGGCCGAGATATTCAAAATCTCGACGTGAGTGAACTTTCCAGCGTGACCGATACCATGGTTATTTGTAGTGGTAACTCGAAACGACACGTAAAATCCATCGCCGACAACGTGATAAAAGAAGCCAAACATGCCGACTTAGATGTCATCGGCGTGGAAGGCATGGAAGAGTCTGAATGGGTTTTAGTAGACCTAGGCGATGTGGTATTGCATGTGATGCAAGATAGCGCTCGTGACTTCTACCAACTCGAAAAACTATGGGCACCAATAGCGGCAGAGTCTAAAGCCGGATGA
- the nadD gene encoding nicotinate-nucleotide adenylyltransferase, with product MSKLKLFFGGSFDPIHNGHILSARQLVEATQAIDITLLPNALSPLKQQQHCSSEHRRQLLELALADYPELRLDLREVERGGRSYTCETLQELAAQYPQQHIGFVMGLDSFNQLDCWRDWQKLCEHAHLLVIARPGYQLALSAKLEAWLADKQSTNVEELHRFSRGKVYFCQLQPLPISSTELRKQLATHPQPAELSRQLPSAALEYIIEHKLYGA from the coding sequence ATGAGTAAACTGAAACTATTTTTTGGCGGCTCTTTCGACCCCATCCATAATGGTCATATTCTAAGTGCTCGACAGCTAGTTGAAGCCACTCAAGCCATCGACATCACTCTGCTGCCCAATGCCCTATCACCACTAAAACAACAGCAACACTGCTCAAGCGAACACCGTCGTCAGCTTCTCGAACTGGCCTTAGCCGATTACCCAGAGCTGCGACTTGACTTGCGAGAAGTGGAGCGTGGTGGACGCTCTTATACTTGCGAAACCTTGCAAGAACTGGCCGCTCAATACCCTCAGCAGCATATCGGCTTTGTTATGGGGCTAGACTCTTTCAACCAACTCGACTGCTGGCGTGACTGGCAAAAGCTGTGTGAGCATGCGCATTTACTGGTGATTGCCCGTCCCGGCTATCAACTGGCCTTATCAGCTAAGCTAGAGGCTTGGTTAGCCGACAAGCAAAGCACTAACGTTGAGGAACTACACCGTTTCTCCAGAGGTAAGGTTTACTTTTGCCAATTACAGCCGCTGCCCATCTCTTCCACCGAGCTGCGCAAACAATTAGCTACGCATCCACAACCAGCAGAATTAAGCCGCCAGCTTCCCAGTGCGGCACTTGAGTATATAATTGAACATAAGCTGTATGGCGCTTAA
- the ybeY gene encoding rRNA maturation RNase YbeY has product MAIVDLQIATGDQQNLPTISAFEAWLHATLVEQDQDTEITVRIVDEAESQALNLQYRGKDKPTNVLSFPFQAPPGVELPLLGDLVICRQVVEREAAEQGKAVFDHWAHMVVHGSLHLLGYDHIDEQEAEEMEALEIAVLTKLGIANPY; this is encoded by the coding sequence ATGGCAATTGTTGACTTACAAATTGCCACTGGCGACCAACAAAATCTGCCCACCATTAGTGCTTTTGAAGCCTGGCTGCACGCCACCTTGGTTGAGCAAGACCAAGACACTGAAATCACGGTTCGCATTGTGGATGAAGCCGAAAGCCAAGCACTCAACTTGCAATACCGCGGCAAAGATAAACCCACCAATGTATTGTCTTTTCCCTTTCAAGCGCCTCCTGGAGTGGAACTGCCACTATTAGGCGACTTAGTTATTTGTCGCCAAGTGGTTGAAAGAGAAGCGGCAGAGCAAGGAAAAGCTGTTTTTGATCATTGGGCTCACATGGTTGTACATGGTAGTCTTCATCTGCTAGGTTATGATCACATCGACGAGCAGGAAGCGGAAGAAATGGAAGCGCTAGAAATCGCGGTGTTAACCAAACTGGGTATTGCTAACCCTTACTAA
- the corC gene encoding CNNM family magnesium/cobalt transport protein CorC (CorC(YbeX) belongs to the Cyclin M Mg2+ Exporter (CNNM) family, and was characterized as belonging to a set of three proteins, at least one of which must be present for CorA to function.), which yields MSDDNPHSSNGSAKKSWIAKIIQLVQGEPKSKEELVEVIQDANQRELIDQNTREMIEGVLDVSSQRVRDIMIPRSQMVTLDVNQTIAEILPTLTEARHSRFPVIHEDKDHIEGILLAKDLLKYAFTEESATTPLSEVIRPAVVVPESKRIDKLLKEFRSERYHMAIVVDEFGGVSGLVTIEDILEIIVGDIEDEFANEEDLQDDIRRINDKTFAVNALTDIEDFNRFFASNFSDDEVDTIGGLVTHAFGHLPGRDEHIEIEGFHFKVRTADRRRLVQLQVSIPEDKALDLNIQE from the coding sequence ATGAGCGACGATAATCCTCACTCGAGCAACGGCTCCGCTAAGAAGAGTTGGATAGCTAAAATTATCCAGTTGGTACAAGGGGAGCCGAAAAGCAAAGAGGAATTGGTAGAAGTTATTCAAGATGCCAATCAACGAGAACTAATCGATCAGAACACCCGAGAGATGATTGAGGGTGTGCTTGATGTATCAAGCCAACGCGTACGAGACATCATGATCCCCCGCTCGCAAATGGTCACTCTAGATGTGAATCAAACCATTGCCGAAATATTACCTACCCTAACCGAAGCCCGTCACTCACGTTTTCCGGTTATTCATGAAGATAAAGACCACATCGAAGGCATTCTATTAGCCAAAGACTTACTTAAGTATGCCTTCACCGAGGAATCCGCGACCACTCCATTAAGCGAAGTGATTCGCCCAGCGGTGGTAGTCCCCGAAAGTAAGCGCATCGACAAATTACTGAAAGAGTTTCGTAGTGAGCGCTACCACATGGCCATTGTGGTGGACGAGTTTGGTGGTGTATCCGGCTTAGTGACCATTGAAGACATCCTCGAAATCATTGTTGGCGACATCGAAGATGAGTTCGCTAACGAAGAAGATCTGCAAGACGACATTCGCCGTATCAACGATAAAACCTTTGCAGTGAATGCCCTCACCGACATTGAAGACTTTAACCGCTTCTTTGCCAGTAATTTTAGTGACGACGAAGTAGATACCATCGGTGGCTTAGTCACTCATGCCTTTGGTCACTTGCCTGGACGCGATGAACATATCGAAATAGAGGGTTTCCACTTTAAAGTCCGTACCGCTGACCGACGCCGCTTAGTTCAATTGCAAGTCAGTATTCCAGAAGACAAGGCTTTAGACTTAAACATTCAAGAGTAA
- the mrdA gene encoding penicillin-binding protein 2, whose amino-acid sequence MARKRVALRDHSAESRLFNRRAVVSIVGTFALICVLLGNLYYLQFEQHETYTTRSNDNRIKVLPLAPPRGLIYDRNGVLLAENRPNFSLEIIPENVEDLDNMLLELSQLLELSEADIERFQQNRKHTRRFKPVVLKSQLSEKQVAMFSVQQHKFHGASIDASLIRYYPYGDSLTHLLGYVARINAKDLQRLNEENKLAEYEATRTIGKQGIERYYEEILHGNVGYQEVEVNNRGRIIRTMKIVPPIPGKDLYLNVDIRLQLEAQRLLDGRRGSVVLLDAQTSGVLAMVSSPSYDPNLFVNGISSKNYNKLLNSSDRPLINRATKGVYPPASTVKPQLAVMGLELGKITTQQRIWDPGWFQIPNTKRRFRDWKRWGHGWVDVYKAIEQSVDTYFYKLAYETGIDEIHAYMSKFGFGKYTGIDIHEESRANMPSREWKRARYRQPWWQGDTISVGIGQGYWTTTPLQLAQATNILANRGKIITPRILKSVGDANSYIGLPPQVQPPIELNNDNNWQVALDGMYGVINKSNGTARKAFKDTPYIAAGKSGTAQVVSIAEDEEYDAESLKEKHRDNAMFVAFAPFEKPEVVASVVVENAGGGSSNAAPVLRELFDSYFATKGIQ is encoded by the coding sequence ATGGCAAGAAAGCGCGTCGCCCTGCGAGATCATTCGGCTGAGTCACGGTTATTTAACCGTCGCGCCGTGGTGTCCATTGTTGGCACTTTTGCTCTGATCTGCGTATTACTAGGCAACCTTTACTACTTGCAATTTGAGCAGCACGAAACCTATACCACCCGCTCCAACGATAACCGAATTAAAGTGCTGCCCTTAGCGCCACCTCGCGGCCTTATCTACGATAGAAATGGAGTATTACTGGCCGAAAACCGCCCAAATTTTAGTTTGGAAATTATTCCCGAAAATGTCGAAGACCTAGACAATATGCTGCTAGAGCTGAGCCAACTGTTAGAGCTTAGCGAGGCCGACATCGAACGTTTCCAACAAAACCGTAAACATACTCGCCGCTTTAAACCGGTGGTGCTTAAGTCGCAACTCAGCGAAAAGCAAGTGGCCATGTTTAGCGTGCAACAACACAAGTTTCATGGAGCAAGCATCGACGCCAGCTTAATTCGTTACTATCCCTATGGCGACAGCTTGACCCACCTACTTGGCTATGTCGCCCGGATTAATGCCAAAGACTTACAGCGCCTGAATGAAGAGAACAAACTGGCAGAATACGAAGCCACTCGCACCATCGGTAAACAAGGCATCGAGCGTTATTATGAAGAAATTCTGCATGGCAACGTGGGCTACCAAGAAGTAGAAGTAAATAACCGCGGGCGGATCATTCGCACCATGAAAATTGTGCCACCTATTCCCGGTAAAGATCTTTATTTAAACGTGGATATTCGCCTTCAGCTTGAAGCCCAGCGGCTGCTAGATGGACGTCGTGGCTCGGTGGTATTGTTAGACGCTCAAACCAGTGGCGTGCTCGCCATGGTTTCTAGCCCTAGTTATGATCCCAACCTGTTCGTCAACGGCATTAGCAGTAAAAACTACAACAAGTTGCTTAACTCAAGTGACCGGCCACTGATTAACCGTGCCACTAAAGGGGTTTATCCGCCCGCTTCAACGGTTAAGCCGCAACTGGCGGTAATGGGTTTAGAGCTGGGTAAAATTACCACCCAACAACGCATTTGGGACCCAGGTTGGTTCCAAATTCCCAATACTAAACGCCGCTTCCGTGACTGGAAACGCTGGGGTCACGGCTGGGTCGATGTTTACAAAGCTATCGAGCAAAGTGTTGATACCTACTTCTACAAGTTGGCTTATGAAACCGGCATTGATGAAATTCATGCTTATATGAGCAAGTTTGGCTTTGGTAAATACACGGGTATCGACATTCATGAGGAAAGTCGCGCCAACATGCCTAGTCGCGAATGGAAACGCGCTCGCTACCGCCAGCCCTGGTGGCAAGGTGATACCATTTCGGTGGGCATTGGCCAAGGCTATTGGACTACCACTCCCTTGCAGCTCGCTCAAGCCACTAATATTTTAGCCAACCGGGGTAAAATTATTACGCCGCGGATCTTAAAAAGTGTTGGTGATGCTAACTCCTATATTGGTTTGCCACCGCAGGTCCAGCCCCCTATTGAGCTAAACAATGACAATAACTGGCAAGTCGCTTTAGATGGCATGTACGGGGTAATAAACAAAAGTAACGGTACCGCACGCAAAGCCTTTAAAGACACTCCCTATATTGCAGCGGGTAAATCAGGCACCGCGCAGGTGGTGAGCATTGCCGAAGATGAAGAGTACGACGCCGAAAGCCTAAAAGAAAAACACCGCGATAACGCGATGTTTGTCGCCTTCGCACCCTTTGAAAAACCCGAGGTAGTGGCCTCGGTAGTCGTAGAAAACGCCGGTGGTGGTAGCTCCAATGCCGCCCCAGTGTTACGCGAACTGTTTGATAGTTATTTTGCAACCAAAGGCATACAGTAA
- the lptE gene encoding LPS assembly lipoprotein LptE: MNSTLYRYGLILLSLLLLSACGFAPRGSYLLDEKLQQIYISSSDEFSPLVRELKRQLAQNNVEVFEYAQEGVPTLNLGTEQINKRTLSLFENGQVAEYELSYRVGGYLQVANQGNFPVQVRLHRDFQDNPLAALAKQRERELLYNELRTMAADQIMRQLATVSW, encoded by the coding sequence ATGAACTCAACACTCTACCGTTATGGCTTAATATTGCTTAGCCTACTATTACTTAGCGCTTGTGGTTTCGCCCCGCGTGGAAGCTATCTACTGGATGAAAAACTGCAACAAATCTATATCTCTTCTAGTGATGAATTCAGCCCCTTAGTACGCGAGTTAAAAAGACAGCTAGCTCAAAACAACGTCGAAGTATTTGAATATGCTCAAGAGGGGGTGCCAACCCTTAATTTAGGGACAGAACAAATTAACAAACGTACGCTGTCTTTATTCGAAAATGGCCAAGTCGCCGAGTACGAATTAAGTTACCGAGTGGGTGGCTACCTGCAAGTGGCGAATCAAGGAAACTTCCCGGTTCAAGTGCGCTTACACCGTGACTTCCAAGATAACCCCCTAGCCGCACTGGCCAAACAACGAGAACGAGAGTTGTTATACAACGAACTACGCACCATGGCCGCAGATCAAATCATGCGCCAACTGGCAACGGTAAGCTGGTAA
- the miaB gene encoding tRNA (N6-isopentenyl adenosine(37)-C2)-methylthiotransferase MiaB gives MGNKLHIKTWGCQMNEYDSSKMADLLDATHGFQLTEEAEEADVLLLNTCSIREKAQEKVFHQLGRWKTLKQKNPKLVIGVGGCVASQEGKAIRERAPYVDIVFGPQTLHRLPEMIKQVKGGDKSVVDVSFPEIEKFDRLPEPRAEGATAFVSIMEGCSKYCTFCVVPYTRGEEVSRPLDDVLYEIASLAEQGVREVNLLGQNVNAYRGLTHDDNICSFAELLRYVASINGIDRIRFTTSHPIEFTDDIIEVYADTPELVSFLHLPVQSGADRILNLMKRGHTAIEYKSIIRKLRKARPDIEISSDFIVGYPGETEQDFADTMKLIEQVNFDMSFSFVYSARPGTPAADLPDDVSEEQKKQRLYILQERINQQAMQVSRRMLDTEQRILVEGPSKKNPMELRGRTENNRVVNFEGGHELIGQFVDVKIVDVFAHSLRGDLVRTEQQMQLRNEVAPATIIDKTDGQADHLGVASFTP, from the coding sequence ATGGGAAATAAGCTGCATATCAAAACTTGGGGCTGCCAAATGAACGAGTACGACTCCTCGAAAATGGCCGACCTTCTCGATGCGACCCATGGTTTTCAGCTAACCGAAGAAGCTGAAGAAGCTGACGTATTGCTATTGAATACCTGTTCTATTCGCGAAAAAGCCCAAGAGAAGGTATTCCATCAACTAGGTCGCTGGAAAACACTCAAACAAAAGAACCCCAAATTGGTGATTGGGGTTGGCGGCTGCGTGGCGTCTCAAGAAGGTAAAGCCATTCGCGAACGCGCGCCCTACGTAGATATTGTGTTTGGTCCACAAACCCTACACCGTTTGCCAGAAATGATTAAACAGGTGAAAGGTGGTGACAAATCAGTGGTTGACGTGAGCTTCCCTGAAATTGAAAAATTCGACCGTCTACCTGAACCTCGCGCCGAAGGTGCCACTGCCTTTGTTTCCATCATGGAAGGCTGCAGTAAATACTGTACCTTCTGTGTGGTGCCTTATACACGTGGCGAAGAAGTGAGTCGTCCGCTGGATGACGTATTATATGAAATTGCCTCATTAGCCGAGCAAGGCGTGCGTGAAGTTAACCTACTTGGGCAAAACGTAAACGCCTACCGTGGTTTAACTCACGACGACAACATTTGTAGCTTTGCCGAGCTACTGCGCTATGTGGCCAGCATTAATGGCATCGATCGGATCCGCTTTACCACCAGCCATCCCATCGAATTTACCGACGACATTATCGAGGTATATGCCGATACGCCAGAGTTGGTCAGCTTTTTACACTTACCTGTGCAAAGTGGCGCCGACCGCATTCTTAACCTGATGAAGCGTGGCCATACCGCCATCGAATACAAATCGATCATCCGTAAGTTACGCAAGGCTCGCCCTGACATTGAGATTAGTTCAGATTTCATTGTCGGCTACCCCGGTGAGACCGAGCAAGATTTTGCCGATACCATGAAGCTTATCGAGCAAGTGAATTTTGATATGAGCTTTAGCTTTGTTTACAGCGCTCGTCCGGGTACACCAGCAGCCGATTTGCCCGATGACGTAAGCGAAGAGCAAAAGAAACAACGTTTATACATTCTACAAGAACGGATTAACCAGCAAGCCATGCAGGTAAGTCGTCGTATGCTCGACACAGAGCAACGCATCTTAGTAGAAGGTCCCTCGAAGAAGAACCCAATGGAGCTACGCGGTAGAACCGAAAACAACCGCGTTGTTAACTTTGAAGGCGGTCATGAGCTTATCGGTCAGTTTGTTGATGTTAAAATCGTTGATGTATTTGCTCACTCATTACGTGGTGACTTGGTGCGCACCGAACAACAAATGCAGTTGCGTAATGAAGTAGCCCCTGCCACTATTATCGACAAAACAGATGGGCAAGCTGACCACTTAGGCGTGGCGAGCTTTACGCCTTAG